Genomic segment of Acinetobacter sp. XH1741:
CTTTTAAAGGTAGAAAACTTAGTATTTAGACGCCTACCTTCTAGAGAAATAACGCAAATGAATAAAATGCTACCATCAACTTAAAATCATGATATGTCACGGCAAACTTCACACTTTCTAACTGTTGGCATAAACAACATACCATCCATCTACTGAAGTAGAAATTTTTTGAAATGTGCCGATGGTGTATTTTCAAGCATATTGCTACGACAAATAACGTAAAGATTTTTGTAGGGGGTGATCCCTTCAATTTTAACGCTTCTTAGTCGACCACTCTCGCACTCATCGACCACAGACGAAGAGATCACCAATGAAATACCCAAGCCTGCCTGTACTGCCCGTTTAACCGCCTCTGTGCTTCCAAGCTGCATAGATACACCAATAGAATCTGCCACGCTTCCGAAAAAATGCTGTAACAGACGCCCTGTGCCGCTACTTGTTTCTCCCCCCAGCAATTTCTCTCCCTTCAGCCAATCTAATGGAATACTCGCCAATTTGGCCCACGGATGCTCCACCGGCACAATCACAGCTAGTTCTTCACTTCGCCAAACGCATGCATCAAATCCCTCTCGTTGATCCCACCATTCCATAATGGCCACATCGACTTCAAAGTTTTCCAGTTTTTTCACAATGGTAAGATTATCGCCAATGACTACATCAAAATTGCAAGTTGCTGTTTTCTTGAACCGCCTCAAGTGCGGTGGCAATACATAGATGCCGATATTCGAGCTCGCGCCTATTACAAGACGATTTGTGTCGAATAATGCGCACGCTCTGGATCCGGTGCGCACTAGGTTTTCCGCATAAGGCAAAAACACTTTGCCTTCCTCTGTGAGCGTACAACCTGCGTTGTTTCGCACAATCAGATTGACACTCAGCGACTCTTCTAGGCGCCTAACATGCTGAGTCACAGCTGACTGTGAGAGCCCTGTGTGCTTGGCTGCTTCACGAAAGCCACCCCGATTCACGACAGCCAGAAAAGTAACTACGCGTTCAAGATTGATCAATTAACGCCTTCCAAAATTGGATTATTGATAGCATCGGATGGCCTTTGGCCGGTCAGTGCCTGTAAGATATTATTGGCTGCTAGTTTCTCGATTTCGAAACGCACGTCGTCGACCGCAGACCCCAAATGTGGGGTGAAAAATGTTTGCGCTGTATTGGTCAGTAACTCCTGCGGAATAGCTGTTGGCCTATCAACACGGATCCACTCTTCCAATTCGAAAACATCTGCCGCATAACCCGCCAATTTTCCAGATTCAAGTGCTTCGGCAACAGCTAATTCATCGACAACTGAACCACGACACGCATTGATCAAGTAGCTTCCTGTGCGCATTGTGCCAATTGTTTCTGCATTCAATAAGTGCAAAGTTTGCGGCGTCATTGGCAGCATAGGTACAACAAAGTCACTGCTACTTAATAATTCATCGAGACTCACCTGTCGTGCATTCCAGGCCTTTTCCTGCTCTTGATTCAAGGCGATGTCATCGCAATAAAGCACCCGCATATCAAAACTCGATAAGCGCTTCGCAATCGCTCGCCCGACCGCACCCATACCGATGATTCCGAGTGTGCGTCCTGTTAAACCCGTTCCGTATAGTTCCGGTCTCCACCCGTTAAATCCGTGAGTTCGGATACGGCGATCCCCCTCGGCCAGATGGCGAGTCAGGCCAAGAAGCAATCCAATTGTCAGCTCCGCCGTTGGGATGGTCAGAAGGTCCGGCACGATGCTGAACCAAATACCACGGCGGGTACAAGCATCGACATCAAAGTTGTCATAGCCTTTGAGTGCTGCACCTACAATCTTCAATTTAGGGCAGGACGCAAGAAAATCATCATCGATACTGTCAGGCATGAATACCATTAGTGCGTCAGCATCCTTTGCTCTCTCCAGCAATTCTGCGCGCGACATAGTATCGCGGGTCATGTTGGGAACGACATCCGCAACAGATTGTAAATAATCGATAATTTCAGGATGAACCCAGTGGGTAAGAACTATTTTTTGTTTCATGTGGACCCTCATGTGTATACCGGATTTTTTATATGGGTTAGCTACTTGAACTTGCGACGCAAGAATGAACTGAATGTATCAACTAGCGTCACCATCCCAAGAATGACCAGCAATATCGCGGATACTTCTTGGTATTGCATAAGACGCAGCGATCCTATCAACTCGAAACCTATACCGCCGGCACCGACCATTCCCATCACCGTTGAGGCGCGAAAATTGTATTCCCACCGATAAATCGCGGTGTCGGCCATTTGCGGTAATACTTGCGGAAAAATGCCATGAAATATCACTTGTAGCGGGCTGCAACCTGCGGCCTGCGCAGCTTCAACTGGTGCTTGATCTGTATGCTCAATCGCTTCCGCAAAAAACTTAGCGATCATGCCGATTGAGTGCAGGCCTAATGCCAACACACCCGGCAGTGCACCAAAGCCGACAGCTGCCACGAAAACTATACCCATAATAAGCTCAGGAACAGATCTCAACACATTTAACAGAGCACGCGCAGCCTGATAGACCGCTGGATGTGGACTGGTATTGCGTGCAGCCAAAATACCCAAGGGCACGGACAAAAGCACAGCGATGGCGGTTCCAGCAATACTCATGGCTAAGGTATCGAGCACTGGCTTGACCCATGCTCTCCACTCACTAAAGTTGGGAGGGAACATCTCACCAATGAGACTAACAAGACTTGGCACGCCTTCGCCTAAACGCTCACCATCAAATAGACCAACGTAATACCAACATCCGACGACAATAGCTAAAATCAATATCACATACCTAACTACTCGATTCCAGCTTTGGCGCTGCTCTGACAATATGGCTTCGAAGTTCGTATTCATTGTAGAGACCTCAAAAAATTAGAACTTGGAAAAATCTAGCTTTAGCAAACTACCTAAATCACGCACGACATCGTAATCCTTATCTGTTACAGGCCCGAATCCTTCAGCCTTGAATGGTTTCAACACGTTCGGATCTTTCAAATCGAGGAAGGCAGCACGAATTTTTTCTTTAAGCTCTGGTTTTAAGTTAGAGCGCATAGCCCATGGGTACTGAGGAAACGGTTTTGACTCCGCTAAGACCTTCACTTTGTTTAGATCGATCAAGCCGCTCAGAACGAGCGATTTGAAAATGGGCTTGCTCAGACCACCGGCCTGCGCGTGTCCATTCTGAACTGCCATCGCCACTGCATCGTGAGCGCCTACGAAATGCTCCTTGTAATCCGTTCCGGCAAATAATCCTTTATCAGCAAGCATTGATTTGGGGATCAGGTGGCTGGATGTAGAGGCCTTGTCACCCCAGGCAACGGCTTTTTTCTTGATATCTGTGATGTTGTTGATGCCCGCCGCCTTATTCACAATTAGCACTGACTGATAAGTTGTTGTGCCTTTTTGTTGCATTGCTGCAAATGGTTCAATCTTACTTTTCTGTTTGGCCAATACATAAGACAAGGGCCCAAAATATGCAAGATCAATACGACCGAACCGCATTGCTTCAATCATTGATGAATAGTCAGTGGTAACAATAAGCTCAATCTTTTTGCCCAGAGCTTTTTCAAGATACATCTCTAGAGGCTTATTATTTTTAATGACGGTTGATGCATTTTCATCAGGCAAGAGAGCAACTTTTAATGTGCCGGGGTCAGGATTAGGTGCGGCATATGTGACACTACCTAAGAGGCTAAACAATATTAGAGCCAGTACAGCGAATAGCTTTTTCATGGTTATTTCTCCTCAGTTCTTAAGTTAAACAATGGTTATGAGTAATATTTGGAATGTTTGAATTCAATTGCGCTTTTTGTTCATAGAGTTCAGTTACATGCGTTTGTGTCAGAGCCGCTGGTATTGCATCGAACACAACCTTGCCATGAGCCAGACCGACGATTCGGTCAGCATAGCGTTTAGCGAGATCGACTTGATGTAGGCTGACTACAGCGGTTATGCCGTCTTCTTTGCATATCTGGTGTAAGAGCGCCAAGACTTTGTTGGCGGTTGCTGGATCAAGGCTTGCCACAGGCTCGTCTGCCAAAACAAGTGCCGGTCGCTGCGCTAATGCCCGAGCTATACCCACGCGTTGTTGCTGACCGCCACTTAACTCATCCACTCGTGAGAGTGCTTTGTGAAGTAGCCCAACGCGGTCAAGGCTGTGTAATCCAATAGATTGATCCTCCTTCGATAGAGGAAAAAGAGTACGAAGCGTCGAGTGATAACCTAGTCTACCCATTAGCACATTTTGCAAAACAGAAAGTCGACCAATTAATTGATGCTGCTGGAATATCATGCCAGTACGCCGACGATGCTCTTGCAATATTTTTTTGTCCAACAATGAACCTAACATTGTAATGTTTATATTGCCGTTAGTGGGTTTTTGCATCAGGTTAAGACAACGGAGCATTGTTGATTTGCCTGCACCAGAGGCACCGAGCAACACTGAAAACTGTCCCTGTTGAAACGTGAGTGAAGTTGGATGCAACGCAATCATTTGTCCGTACTGGACGGTAATATTTTGAAGTTGAATCATTGCTGCCAGACCCTCGTTGTTGTAATCAATCTTTATTTTTGATTACGAAATCAGATAATGAGGTGAGCATAACG
This window contains:
- a CDS encoding LysR family transcriptional regulator; translated protein: MINLERVVTFLAVVNRGGFREAAKHTGLSQSAVTQHVRRLEESLSVNLIVRNNAGCTLTEEGKVFLPYAENLVRTGSRACALFDTNRLVIGASSNIGIYVLPPHLRRFKKTATCNFDVVIGDNLTIVKKLENFEVDVAIMEWWDQREGFDACVWRSEELAVIVPVEHPWAKLASIPLDWLKGEKLLGGETSSGTGRLLQHFFGSVADSIGVSMQLGSTEAVKRAVQAGLGISLVISSSVVDECESGRLRSVKIEGITPYKNLYVICRSNMLENTPSAHFKKFLLQ
- a CDS encoding phosphonate dehydrogenase — protein: MKQKIVLTHWVHPEIIDYLQSVADVVPNMTRDTMSRAELLERAKDADALMVFMPDSIDDDFLASCPKLKIVGAALKGYDNFDVDACTRRGIWFSIVPDLLTIPTAELTIGLLLGLTRHLAEGDRRIRTHGFNGWRPELYGTGLTGRTLGIIGMGAVGRAIAKRLSSFDMRVLYCDDIALNQEQEKAWNARQVSLDELLSSSDFVVPMLPMTPQTLHLLNAETIGTMRTGSYLINACRGSVVDELAVAEALESGKLAGYAADVFELEEWIRVDRPTAIPQELLTNTAQTFFTPHLGSAVDDVRFEIEKLAANNILQALTGQRPSDAINNPILEGVN
- the phnE gene encoding phosphonate ABC transporter, permease protein PhnE is translated as MNTNFEAILSEQRQSWNRVVRYVILILAIVVGCWYYVGLFDGERLGEGVPSLVSLIGEMFPPNFSEWRAWVKPVLDTLAMSIAGTAIAVLLSVPLGILAARNTSPHPAVYQAARALLNVLRSVPELIMGIVFVAAVGFGALPGVLALGLHSIGMIAKFFAEAIEHTDQAPVEAAQAAGCSPLQVIFHGIFPQVLPQMADTAIYRWEYNFRASTVMGMVGAGGIGFELIGSLRLMQYQEVSAILLVILGMVTLVDTFSSFLRRKFK
- the phnD gene encoding phosphate/phosphite/phosphonate ABC transporter substrate-binding protein; its protein translation is MKKLFAVLALILFSLLGSVTYAAPNPDPGTLKVALLPDENASTVIKNNKPLEMYLEKALGKKIELIVTTDYSSMIEAMRFGRIDLAYFGPLSYVLAKQKSKIEPFAAMQQKGTTTYQSVLIVNKAAGINNITDIKKKAVAWGDKASTSSHLIPKSMLADKGLFAGTDYKEHFVGAHDAVAMAVQNGHAQAGGLSKPIFKSLVLSGLIDLNKVKVLAESKPFPQYPWAMRSNLKPELKEKIRAAFLDLKDPNVLKPFKAEGFGPVTDKDYDVVRDLGSLLKLDFSKF
- the phnC gene encoding phosphonate ABC transporter ATP-binding protein, yielding MIQLQNITVQYGQMIALHPTSLTFQQGQFSVLLGASGAGKSTMLRCLNLMQKPTNGNINITMLGSLLDKKILQEHRRRTGMIFQQHQLIGRLSVLQNVLMGRLGYHSTLRTLFPLSKEDQSIGLHSLDRVGLLHKALSRVDELSGGQQQRVGIARALAQRPALVLADEPVASLDPATANKVLALLHQICKEDGITAVVSLHQVDLAKRYADRIVGLAHGKVVFDAIPAALTQTHVTELYEQKAQLNSNIPNITHNHCLT